In one Lycium barbarum isolate Lr01 chromosome 7, ASM1917538v2, whole genome shotgun sequence genomic region, the following are encoded:
- the LOC132602867 gene encoding defensin-like protein produces the protein MARSVCFMAFLVLAMMLFVAYEVQAQNICKAKSKTFKGLCITDSPCRKACIKEKFTDGHCSKLQRRCLCTKPCVFDNISNEAEMTMPEEAKTLIEALLEEEIMME, from the exons ATGGCTCGCTCCGTTTGCTTCATGGCATTTCTGGTCTTGGCAATGATGCTCTTTGTTGCCTATG AGGTGCAAGCTCAGAACATTTGCAAAGCAAAAAGCAAGACTTTCAAAGGATTATGCATTACCGACTCGCCATGCAGAAAAGCTTGCATCAAGGAGAAGTTTACCGATGGACATTGTAGCAAACTCCAAAGAAGGTGCCTATGCACTAAGCCATGTGTATTTGATAATATTTCTAATGAAGCTGAGATGACTATGCCTGAAGAAGCAAAAACTCTGATTGAAGCATTGCTTGAAGAAGAGATCATGATGGAGTAA